A DNA window from Aminivibrio sp. contains the following coding sequences:
- a CDS encoding methionine adenosyltransferase domain-containing protein, translated as VSAQHHPEATNEEIRADIIEHVISPVVPKYLMNGKTRILVNPSGRFEKGGPMADTGLTGRKIIVDTYGSWVPHGGGAFSGKDPTKVDRSGAYMARYVAKNVVAAGLADQCLVQVAYAIGVAEPVSVMVETRGTSKGVTDEEITALVRKNFDFRPAAIIRDLELRKPQYRRLAAYGHMGRIDLDPLPAWERTDRADALSQAIKS; from the coding sequence GTCTCCGCCCAGCACCATCCGGAGGCGACGAACGAGGAGATCCGGGCGGATATCATCGAGCATGTGATCAGCCCCGTGGTGCCGAAATACCTGATGAACGGAAAAACAAGGATCCTGGTGAACCCCTCCGGGCGGTTCGAAAAGGGTGGTCCCATGGCCGATACGGGGCTCACCGGAAGGAAAATCATCGTGGATACCTACGGAAGCTGGGTGCCCCACGGCGGCGGCGCTTTCTCCGGCAAGGACCCCACCAAGGTGGACCGTTCCGGCGCCTACATGGCCCGGTACGTGGCCAAGAACGTGGTCGCTGCGGGACTGGCCGACCAGTGCCTCGTCCAGGTGGCCTATGCCATCGGCGTGGCCGAGCCTGTTTCCGTCATGGTGGAAACCCGGGGGACTTCGAAGGGCGTCACTGACGAGGAGATCACGGCCCTGGTCAGGAAAAATTTTGACTTCCGGCCCGCAGCCATCATCCGGGATCTCGAACTGAGAAAGCCCCAGTACAGGCGGCTCGCCGCCTACGGCCACATGGGCCGGATCGATTTGGACCCCCTTCCCGCCTGGGAGAGGACGGACAGGGCGGATGCGCTCTCCCAGGCTATAAAGAGCTGA